The Daucus carota subsp. sativus chromosome 2, DH1 v3.0, whole genome shotgun sequence genome includes a window with the following:
- the LOC135150322 gene encoding uncharacterized protein LOC135150322, with translation MKRDIAEFVGMCLTCQQVKIEHQRPSGLLQLLDIPIWKWEKITMDFVTGLPRTFRKNDVIWVVVDRLTKSAHFLPIRETTPVHELAEIFHRDIVRLHGMPVFIVSDRDTRWHASIGMPPFEALYGRLCRAPTCWDEVGVRDIEGPELVRVTNEKVAQARENFQKAQSRQKIYADQKRKFGGFHPGDHVFLKVSPWKGVKRLGLKGKLSPRYVGPFDVIERVGVVAYRVALPPQLSHVHNVFHVSVLKGYKYHPFHVV, from the exons ATGAAGCGAGATATAGCGGAGTTTGTGGGAATGTGTCTTACATGTCAGCAGGTGAAGATAGAGCATCAGAGGCCCAGTGGATTGTTACAGCTGTTAGATATTCCGATTTGGAAGTGGGAAAAGATAACCATGGATTTTGTGACCGGTTTACCAAGGACTTTTAGGAAGAATGATGTCATATGGGTGGTAGTTGATAGACTTACTAAATCTGCTCATTTTTTGCCTATTCGAGAGACTACTCCTGTTCATGAGTTGGCGGAGATTTTTCATAGGGATATTGTTAGACTTCATGGTATGCCTGTATTTATAGTTTCTGACAGAGATACGAG ATGGCACGCAAGTATTGGCATGCCACCATTTGAGGCTTTGTATGGTAGGCTGTGTAGGGCACCGACTTGTTGGGATGAGGTTGGAGTGAGAGATATTGAAGGGCCAGAGTTGGTTAGAGTGACAAATGAGAAGGTGGCACAGGCTAGAGAAAATTTCCAAAAGGCTCAATCACGTCAAAAGATTTATGCAGatcagaagagaaagtttggtgGGTTTCATCCCGGTGATCATGTGTTCTTGAAGGTGTCTCCTTGGAAGGGTGTTAAGCGTTTGGGTTTGAAGGGGAAGCTTAGTCCGAGATATGTGGGTCCTTTTGATGTTATAGAGAGAGTGGGTGTGGTAGCCTATAGAGTTGCTTTGCCACCACAGTTATCTCATGTGCATAATGTGTTTCACGTGTCTGTTCTGAAGGGCTACAAGTATCATCCGTTTCATGTAGTTTAA